TGGCCGGCGGCATCCACGACTTCGGCGCCTACCTGGCGCGCGGCGGCGGCGTGGCGCTGCAGCAGGCGCGCCGCATGAGCCAGGTGGCGCTGCTGCAGGCGCTGGACGACAGCGGCCTGCGCGGTCGCGGCGGTGCGGGTTTTCCGGCCGGCCGCAAGTGGCGCGCCGCGGCGGCGGCCAGCGGCAGCCGCAAATACCTGGTGGTGAACGCCGACGAAGGCGACCCCGGCAGCTTTTCCGACCGCTACCTGCTGGAAGACGACCCGTATTGCCTGATCGAAGGCTGCCTGATCGCGGCGCAGGCGATTGGCGCCCGCCATGGCGTCATCTACCTGCGCAAGGAGTACCCGCACGCCGCACGCGTGCTGCAGGTCGCGCTGCAACAGGCACGCGATGCCGACTGGCTGGGGACGGATTTCGAGCTGACGCTGCACATCGGCGACGGCAGCTACCTGTGCGGCGAGGAAACCGCGCTGCTCAATGCGCTGGAAGGCAAACGCCCCGAGGCGCGGCTGCGCCCGCCACAAATCACCACGCACGGGCTGCATGGCCAGCCCACGCTGCTGCACAACGTGGAAACCCTGTGCGCGGTACCGTGGCTGATCCGCCACGGCGCGGCGGCCTACGCCGCACTGGGGGTTGGCCGCAGCCGTGGCAGCAAGCTGTTGTCGCTGAACGCCAGCTTCAACCGCCCCGGCCTGTACGAGGTGCCATTCGGCCTGCCGCTGCACGCCATCGTGACCGAGCTGGGACAGGGGCTGCGCCACGGCCAACTGCGCGGACTGATGATAGGCGGGCCGCTGGCCGGCCTGGTACCGCCGGCACTGCTGGACACACCGCTGGACTACGAGGCGCTGCACGCCATCGGCTGCGCCGTCGGCCACGGCGGCGTGATCGCCTTTGCCGACGATACCCCGCTGCTGGCCATCATGGCCGAGGTGTTCCGCTTTGGCGCGCGCGAGTCCTGCGGCAAGTGCACCCCCTGCCACTACGGCGCCGCCGAGCTGGCGCGGCAGTTTGCCGCCGCGGCCAACGGCCAGGCCATCGACGGCGCCCGCTGCCGGGCACTGCTGGACAACCTGGCGCAGGCCAGCCTGTGCGGCCACGGCCGTGGTCTGGCCGAGTTCGCCCAAGCCCTGCAACGCCACTACCCGGAGGAGCTGCGCGCATGCCTCGCCTGATACTCAACGGCCAAGCCCATGACGTGCCGGCCGGCACGCTGCTGCTGGACGCACTCGCCGCTGCCGGCAGTCCAGTGCCGCAGTTGTGCCACGACGCGCGGCTGGCGCCCGGCGGTGGTTGCCGGCTGTGCCTGGTCGCCATCGACGGCCAGCCGCTGCCCCAGCCCGCCTGCGCCACCCGCACCGAAGACGGCATGGTGGTGCACAGCCATACCCCGACGCTGGAAACGCTGCGCCACAGCAACCTGCAACTGCTGGCAGAGCGCTACCCGACCGGCGCGGTGGTAGCGCATCCGGAACTGCCCTTTCATGCCCTGCTGCGCCAGTACCACATCCAGCCCGGCGGCAAAGTGACCGGCAACGGCTTTCACGACGACAGCCATCCCTATATCGGCGTGGACATGGACCGCTGCATCCACTGCCAGCGCTGCGTGCGTATATGCGACGAGGTGCAGGGCCAGTTCGTGTGGGCGGCGTGGGCGCGCGGCGAGCAGACCCGCATCGCCACCGCGCACGGCAACAGCATGCTGGCCGATGGCTGCGTCAGCTGCGGTGCCTGCGTCGACAGCTGCCCCAGCGGCGCGCTGTTCGACAAACCGGCAACGACCGCGCAGCAATGGACGCGCACCACCTGCGGCTACTGCGGCGTCGGCTGCCAGATGGATGTCGCCAGCGCCGATGGCCGCGTGGTGGCGGTGCGCCCGGCGCAGCACCCGGTGAACCGTGGCCACCTGTGTCTGAAGGGGCGCTACGGCTTCGAATTCAACCACGCCGCCGACCGCGTCACGCAACCGATGATCAGGCAGCACGGCGAGTGGCAGCCGGTGAGTTGGGACGAGGCGCTGAGCTTTGTCGCCAACCGCCTGCTGGCCATCCGCAGCCAACACGGGCCGGACGCCATCGGCGTGCTGGGCTCGGCGCGCGCCAGCAACGAGGAAAACTACCTGGCACAGAAGTTTGCCCGCGTGGTGATCGGCAGTAATAACGTGGACTGCTGCGCCCGCGTCTGCCACACCCCCAGCGCCAAGGCGCTGAAAACCATGCTCGGCACCGGCGCGGCCACCAACCACTTCGACGACATCGAGCAGGCCGCCACGATCCTGCTGTGCGGCTGCAACCCCACCGAGAACCACCCGGTGATCGGCGCCCGCATCAAGCAGGCGGTGCGCCGCGGCGCCCGGCTGGTGGTGATCGACCCCCGCCGCACCGAGCTGGCCGCCATGGCTGACCTCCACCTGGCGGTGCGCCCCGGCCATAACGTGCCGCTGCTCAACGCGATGGCCGCCACGCTGATCGAGGAAGATCTACTGGACCACGACTTCATCGCCGCGCGGGTGACCGGCTACGCCGAGCTGGCCGATTTCCTGCGCGACTACACACCGGAACGGGTCGCCTCCGGCTGCGGTGTGGCCGCCACCGACATCCGCGCCGCGGCACGGCTGTACGCGACACAAGGCCCGACGATGTGCCTGCACGGCCTGGGCGTCACCGAGCATCTGCAGGGTACCGAAGGCGTGATGTGCCTGATCAACCTGGCTCTGCTCAGCGGCAACCTGGGTAAACCCGGCAGCGGCATCAACCCCTTGCGCGGGCAGAACAACGTGCAGGGCGCCGCGCACATGGGCTGCGACCCGGTCACCCTGACTGGCGCGCAATCGTTTGCCGACGCCGGCGAGCGCTTCGTCGCCTACTGGGGCACGCCGCGGCCACAGAGCCGCGGACTGGACCTGCTGCAGATGATGGACGCCGCCCGCGACGGCGGCCTCAAGGCGTTGTGGGCGATGGGCTACGACATCTACCTGACGCTGGCCAACGAGGCCGCCACTGCGGCCTCGCTGGCGCAGCTGGAGCTGGTCATCGTGCAGGACCTGTTCCTCAACGAAACCGCGCGCCGCTTCGGCCACGTGTTCCTGCCGGCAGCCTCCTTCCTGGAAAAGGACGGCACCTTCATGAATGCCGACCGCCGCGTGCAGCACATCTGCCAGGTGGTACCGCCTCCCGGCGACGCGCTGCCAGACTGGCAGATCATCTGCCGCCTGGCCGCCGCCATGGGCCAGCCGGCAGGCTTCGACTTTGCCGATCCGCAAGCCATCTGGGACGAGATCCGCGCCCTGTGGCCGGCCGGGGCCGGCCTGAGCTACGCGCGGCTAGCGCAGGAAAGCCTGCACTGGCCCTGCCCGGATGAACAGCACCCCGGCACGCCGGTGCTGCACGGCTCGCAGTTTGCCACCAGCCAGACCGCCACGCTGGCGTGCATCCCGTTCCTGCCCAGCAGCGAGCAGCCGGATGACGACTATCCTCTGCTGCTGGTCACCGGCCGGGTGCTGACCCACTTCAACGCCGGCACCATGAGCTATCGCGGCCGCAATGCACTGCTGCGGCCGTCGGACACGCTGGACATGGCGCCGACGGACGCCGCGCGACTGGGCCTGCAACAGGGCGAGCGCGTGCGCATTCACAGTCGCTACGGCAGCGCGGTGCTGCCGCTGAACATCAGCGACGCACAGCAAGCGGGGCAGCTGTTTGCCAGCTTCCACCGCCCGGACCTGCTGCTGAACCGGCTGACCTCCGGCGTGCGCGACCGGCTGGTGCACGCCCCGGAGTACAAGCTGACCGCGGTGCGGGTGGAAAAGGCGACGGATTAACCGACAGGGGGAAACGCCATGGCGCTGTACGGTTTTGACGCCTTCTCGCCGGCACAGATCGCCGAGAAGATCGAGCAGGTCGGCGTCAGCAAGGCGCGGCTGCCGCTGCTGCAGATGGTGCTGCTGGGCATGCTGGCCGGCGCCTTCATCTCGCTGGGCGCGCTGTATTTCGTGCTGGTCGCGAGCGACAACACGCTGGGCTTTGCCGCCAGCCGCGTGCTGGGCGGCGTGGTGTTTTCCTTGGGGCTGCTGCTGGTGGTGGTGGCCGGTGCCGAGCTGTTCACCGGCAACAACCTGCTGATGATGGCCTGGGCCGATGGCCGCATCAGCAGCCACGCGCTGCTGCGCAACTGGGTGGTGGTGTGTGCGGCCAACTTTGCCGGCGCCGCCGGCATGGCGCTGCTGGTGTGGCTGTCCGGCCACCCGGCGATGAACAATGGCCGCGTGGCGGCGCTGGTGGTGACGCTGGCCGGCGCCAAGTGTGCGGCGCCGTTGGCTGCACTGTTCTGGAAGGGGGTGCTGTGCAATATCCTGGTGTGCCTGGCGGTATGGATGGCGATGGCCGGGCGCAGCGTCACCGACAAGTTCATTGCCGTCGTGTTCCCGATTTCGGCCTTTGTTGCCGCCGGCTTCGAGCACAGCATCGCCAATATGTATCTGATCCCGCTGGCGATGCTGTTGCAGGACAGCGTGCCGCCAGCGCTGGTATCGCCGGCACTGGGCGTGGCCGGCCTCTTGCGCAATCTGGCGGCGGTGATCGCCGGCAACATCCTCGGCGGCAGCGTGCTGGTGGCGCTGGTCTACCACCTGATCTACCGCCGCGACCAGCCGCCGCCGGCAGCGTAGCGCGCCGGCCGGCCGTGATCGCGGGCAGCGCCGCGACCATGATCTGGCGCCGGCGTTGCCCGGAATACCCCACTACAAAAGAAAAACGCCATCGCGGTGCGATGGCGTTTTGACTTGTATGCCGCAAACTTGCGGCCAACCTTGTCAGGCGGTGCCGCCGACGGTGAGGCCGCCGTCGATACGCAGCGTCGGCTGGCCGACGCCAACCGGCACGCTCTGGCCTTCCTTGCCGCAGACACCAACGCCCTCGTCCAGCGCCAGATCGTTGCCGATCATCGACACGTAGCCGAGCACGTCCGGGCCGTTGCCGATCAGGGTGGCGCCCTTCACCGGATAGGTCAGCTTGCCGTTCTCGATGCGCCACGCCTCGGAGGCGGAGAACACGAACTTGCCGCTAGTGATGTCGACCTGACCACCGCCGAAGTTGGCCGCATAGATGCCGTCCTTGACCGAGGCGATGATCTCTTCCGGCGCCTTGTTGCCAGCCAGCATGTAGGTATTGGTCATCCGCGGCATCGGGATGTGGGCGTAGGATTCGCGGCGGCCGTTACCGGTCGGCGCCACCCCCATCAGCCGCGAGTTCATCGCGTCCTGCATATAGCCCTTGAGGATACCGTCCTCGATCAACACGGTGCGATTGGTGGCGTTGCCTTCGTCGTCGATCGACAGCGAGCCGCGGCGTGCCGACAGCGTGCCGTCATCGACCACGGTGACGCCGGCGGCGGCCACGCGCTGGCCGATCATGCCGGAGAACGCCGAGGTGCCCTTGCGGTTGAAGTCGCCCTCCAGACCGTGGCCGATGGCCTCGTGCAGCAGCACCCCCGGCCAGCCGGAGCCGAGCACCACCGTCATCTGTCCGGCCGGGGCCGGCCGTGCTTCCAGATTGACCAGCGCCTGTTGCACCGCCTTCTGCGCGTGATGCTCGATCACCGCGTCGGTAAACTGCGTCAGGTCGTAACGGCCACCGCCGCCACTGCTACCCATCTCGCGACGGCCGTCCTGCTCGGCGATCACCGTCACCGAGATGCGCACCAGCGGCCGCACGTCGGCGGCGCGCACGCCGTCATGACGCGCGACGTAGACTACGTCGTACTCTGCGGCCAAGCCGGCCATCACCTGGATCACGCGCGGGTCGATGGCGCGCGCCAGCCGCTCGATGCGCTCCAGGATCGACACCTTGGCCTCTGCCGGCAGGCTGCCGACCGGGTCGATCGCCGGATACAGGCCGCTGCCGCGACGCAGTGCCACCGCGCCGGCATTGCCGTGGCCGCCGACGGCGCCGATGGCGCGCACCGCATCGGCGGCCTCGCCCAGCGCAAAGGCGCTGATGTCGTCGGAGTAGGCAAACGCGGTCTTGTCACCGGACACCGCACGCACGCCGACACCCTGGTCGATGCTGAAGCTGCCGGCCTTGACGATGCCCTCTTCCAGGCTCCAGCCTTCGCTGCGCGTGTACTGGAAATACAGGTCGGCATAGTCGACCTGATGCTGCAGCATGCGGCCGAGGGTGGCCTCGATCACCTGTTCGTTGACGCCGTACGGCGCCAGCAGCAGGCTGTCTGCGATGGAAATGGCGTTGCTCATGACTTTTGCTTTCAGGAAAAAACGCGGTGCGACAGCGCCGGCAGCCGGGTGCGCACCGAGTGTATGATTTCGGGGTCGATCTCGGCGATGACCACGCCTTCGCCCTTGTCCAGCTGGGCGACAATGCGCCCCCACGGGTCGATCACCATGCTCTGGCCATGGGTCTTGCGGCCGTTCTCGTGGCTGCCGCCCTGTGCCGAGGCCAGCACGTAGCACTGGTTTTCGATGGCGCGGGCGCGCAGCAGCACTTCCCAGTGCGCCTCGCCGGTCTGTGCGGTGAACGCCGCCGGCAACACCAGCAGGTCAAACGGCGCCATCTGGCGGAACAGCTCGGGGAAGCGCAGGTCGTAGCAGATGCCGAAGGCGATGTCGGCCAGCGGCGTTTCCGCGCGCAGCGGCTGGCTGCCGGCGACGATGCTGTCCGATTCGCAGTAGCGCTCGCCGTTGCCGGTAAAGCCGAACAGGTGGATCTTGTCGTAGCGGCTGTGCACGCTGCCGTCCGGCGCGAACAGCAGCAGGCTGTTCAACACCTTGTTGTCGGCATCACAGGCCAGCGGCAGCGTGCCGCCCACCAGCCACACGCCATTGTCGCGCGCCATCGCCGCCAGCTGCTGCTGGATCGGCCCGTCACCAAACGGCTCGCGGAGGCGCACCTTGTCGCCTTCTTCGCGCCCCATCAGGCAGAAATACTCCGGCAGCACCACCAGTTGCGCGCCGTCAGCGGCCGCCTGCGCCACCAGGCGGGCGGCGGTGTCGAGGTTCTGTTGCGGCTGGGTGGTGGACACCATCTGGATGGCGGCGACCTTGAAAGCTGTCTTCATCTGTGGTCCTCAGGGCGTCTTGGCCGGCGGCACGGGGGTGACATTCTCCCCCACCTTGCTGACCTGCGGATCGGTCAGGCTGCCGCTGATCTGGTATTCAAAGGAAAATACCTGATTAATCGGGTCTTGCAATATTTTTTGCGTCAGTAGCGTCGCCGCGCCCAGCAGCGGGTTGACCAGGGTAGCACCGGCCAGCAGCGACACGCTCTCGGAAATGTGCGGCGTGATGCGGGCGCGCACGCTCTGCTGGTTGCGCGGCAGGTCGGCCTCGCCGCGCAGGGTGACCTGCGCCGCCGGCCCGGTCATGCGCACATCGTCGGAGGCAAACACCCCGTCGCGGACGACGGCGGAGCCGGTGATGGCATCAAAGGCAAAACCGCTGCTGAACACATCGGTGAAGTCCAGCCGGATGCGGCGCGACAGCGACTGCAGGCTGAGGATGCCCAGCAAGCGCGCCACGCCAGGGTTGACCTGGGCAAAGCGGCCGTCGCGCACATCCAGCCGCAGCTGGCCGCCGAGGCGCGCCAGCTCGAAGTCGTGCAAACGCCCCGGCCACGTCAGCTGGCCGTCCAGCCGGCCGCGACCACCGTACAGCGCATCCACGATGCCGAAGCGCGTCAGCACGCCGCCGGCATTCTCTGTATCGAAGGCAACGTCAACCCGCGTCTGCGGCTGGCTGCTGCCCTCGCGCGGTGCTACGCCGGTGACCTGCATGCGCCCTTCCGGCATCTGCAGCGTGACCTTGTCCAGCTGCCACTGCTCGCCGCGCGGCTGTGCCTGCAGCGTCAGCTGGCCGAGCTGGTACTGCTCCCAAGACAGCTGCGTCACCGCCAGCTCCAGCGCCGGCACGCTGACATCGGCCAGCTGCGGCCCGGCATTGCTACCGCCGGTAGCCAGCGCGGCGGAATCTTCCGGCAATGGCAGGATCAGTCGCGACAGCTGCGCCTGCACCCGCCCGCCATCGGCCGCACTGTAGCGCAACTGCCCGGCGGCCTCGCGACTGTCCAACTGCAGCTGCAGCGGCGCATCACCGCCATGCCAGTCGAGGCGACTGTCGACGTCGTGCAACCGGTAACTGGCCAGTTGCAGCAGCGGCGTCGCCAGCTGCAGTTGCAGCGGCAGGTCGGCACCCCCCGTGCCGCCGCCCGTACTGATGGCCGTTCCGAGCTGCTGCACCACGCCCAGCCACGGCAGCAGGTCCAACTGCGGCTGGCGGATGGCGATGCCGATCTGTTGCGGACTGGCCGGCACCTCGGCGCCGACGCCAACGCCGACACCACGCAGATTGCCGTGACTATCCAGCGTCACCGTGCCCTGCGCCCGTTCCTGCTGTTGCCAGGCCAGCTGCCAGCCCTGCAAGGTTGGCCGCAAGC
The nucleotide sequence above comes from Vogesella indigofera. Encoded proteins:
- the tldD gene encoding metalloprotease TldD, with protein sequence MSNAISIADSLLLAPYGVNEQVIEATLGRMLQHQVDYADLYFQYTRSEGWSLEEGIVKAGSFSIDQGVGVRAVSGDKTAFAYSDDISAFALGEAADAVRAIGAVGGHGNAGAVALRRGSGLYPAIDPVGSLPAEAKVSILERIERLARAIDPRVIQVMAGLAAEYDVVYVARHDGVRAADVRPLVRISVTVIAEQDGRREMGSSGGGGRYDLTQFTDAVIEHHAQKAVQQALVNLEARPAPAGQMTVVLGSGWPGVLLHEAIGHGLEGDFNRKGTSAFSGMIGQRVAAAGVTVVDDGTLSARRGSLSIDDEGNATNRTVLIEDGILKGYMQDAMNSRLMGVAPTGNGRRESYAHIPMPRMTNTYMLAGNKAPEEIIASVKDGIYAANFGGGQVDITSGKFVFSASEAWRIENGKLTYPVKGATLIGNGPDVLGYVSMIGNDLALDEGVGVCGKEGQSVPVGVGQPTLRIDGGLTVGGTA
- the fdhF gene encoding formate dehydrogenase subunit alpha, which encodes MPRLILNGQAHDVPAGTLLLDALAAAGSPVPQLCHDARLAPGGGCRLCLVAIDGQPLPQPACATRTEDGMVVHSHTPTLETLRHSNLQLLAERYPTGAVVAHPELPFHALLRQYHIQPGGKVTGNGFHDDSHPYIGVDMDRCIHCQRCVRICDEVQGQFVWAAWARGEQTRIATAHGNSMLADGCVSCGACVDSCPSGALFDKPATTAQQWTRTTCGYCGVGCQMDVASADGRVVAVRPAQHPVNRGHLCLKGRYGFEFNHAADRVTQPMIRQHGEWQPVSWDEALSFVANRLLAIRSQHGPDAIGVLGSARASNEENYLAQKFARVVIGSNNVDCCARVCHTPSAKALKTMLGTGAATNHFDDIEQAATILLCGCNPTENHPVIGARIKQAVRRGARLVVIDPRRTELAAMADLHLAVRPGHNVPLLNAMAATLIEEDLLDHDFIAARVTGYAELADFLRDYTPERVASGCGVAATDIRAAARLYATQGPTMCLHGLGVTEHLQGTEGVMCLINLALLSGNLGKPGSGINPLRGQNNVQGAAHMGCDPVTLTGAQSFADAGERFVAYWGTPRPQSRGLDLLQMMDAARDGGLKALWAMGYDIYLTLANEAATAASLAQLELVIVQDLFLNETARRFGHVFLPAASFLEKDGTFMNADRRVQHICQVVPPPGDALPDWQIICRLAAAMGQPAGFDFADPQAIWDEIRALWPAGAGLSYARLAQESLHWPCPDEQHPGTPVLHGSQFATSQTATLACIPFLPSSEQPDDDYPLLLVTGRVLTHFNAGTMSYRGRNALLRPSDTLDMAPTDAARLGLQQGERVRIHSRYGSAVLPLNISDAQQAGQLFASFHRPDLLLNRLTSGVRDRLVHAPEYKLTAVRVEKATD
- a CDS encoding complex I 51 kDa subunit family protein, coding for MLPAGSQDAVDSFYHLHGEDPAALPCQGLACFAARAQAPAAWRAAQQQDRGLYCHGLCHLPPGAPPVRPHIASLLPHSVLLDNVLAGGIHDFGAYLARGGGVALQQARRMSQVALLQALDDSGLRGRGGAGFPAGRKWRAAAAASGSRKYLVVNADEGDPGSFSDRYLLEDDPYCLIEGCLIAAQAIGARHGVIYLRKEYPHAARVLQVALQQARDADWLGTDFELTLHIGDGSYLCGEETALLNALEGKRPEARLRPPQITTHGLHGQPTLLHNVETLCAVPWLIRHGAAAYAALGVGRSRGSKLLSLNASFNRPGLYEVPFGLPLHAIVTELGQGLRHGQLRGLMIGGPLAGLVPPALLDTPLDYEALHAIGCAVGHGGVIAFADDTPLLAIMAEVFRFGARESCGKCTPCHYGAAELARQFAAAANGQAIDGARCRALLDNLAQASLCGHGRGLAEFAQALQRHYPEELRACLA
- a CDS encoding carbon-nitrogen hydrolase family protein; this translates as MKTAFKVAAIQMVSTTQPQQNLDTAARLVAQAAADGAQLVVLPEYFCLMGREEGDKVRLREPFGDGPIQQQLAAMARDNGVWLVGGTLPLACDADNKVLNSLLLFAPDGSVHSRYDKIHLFGFTGNGERYCESDSIVAGSQPLRAETPLADIAFGICYDLRFPELFRQMAPFDLLVLPAAFTAQTGEAHWEVLLRARAIENQCYVLASAQGGSHENGRKTHGQSMVIDPWGRIVAQLDKGEGVVIAEIDPEIIHSVRTRLPALSHRVFS
- a CDS encoding formate/nitrite transporter family protein, with amino-acid sequence MALYGFDAFSPAQIAEKIEQVGVSKARLPLLQMVLLGMLAGAFISLGALYFVLVASDNTLGFAASRVLGGVVFSLGLLLVVVAGAELFTGNNLLMMAWADGRISSHALLRNWVVVCAANFAGAAGMALLVWLSGHPAMNNGRVAALVVTLAGAKCAAPLAALFWKGVLCNILVCLAVWMAMAGRSVTDKFIAVVFPISAFVAAGFEHSIANMYLIPLAMLLQDSVPPALVSPALGVAGLLRNLAAVIAGNILGGSVLVALVYHLIYRRDQPPPAA